From Stegostoma tigrinum isolate sSteTig4 chromosome 1, sSteTig4.hap1, whole genome shotgun sequence:
AGATTAAATGAATTGATCGGTTATTTTAACTTATATGTATATCTCAAAATTCCTATGTGTGGATATGAAAAAAACTGATATTTTAAAAGTTGCTGAAAAGTTATTCAAATTAAGTAatggggaggtgacagcctagtggcattattactgcactgttaatccagagaccaacgtaatgttttggggacccaggtttgcaacctgccatggcagatggtggaatttgaactccaaaatatctggaattaagaatccgaTGATGGCCAGATTGATTATGGTAAAAAGTCATATGGTTCACAATGCCCTTTctgggatggaaactgccatccttacctgatctggcctacacatgactccagagcCAACACAATGTGATTTGGTTGTtgattgtcctctgggcaattaggaatgggtaatgaatgctgacttagccagtgatgctgtcatcctTTGAGTAAAGAAAAAGTTGTTACTTGGATACCGACTGTTTGATTTCAAGGGGATGCATTCTTATGCCTTTTTTTCAGGTATTTGATAACATCACTGTCTCAATTCAGGATAATTGTCATTTGTTGACAACTTTGAGCTACTTTGGCGTAATGATTTTCGTACCCAGCACCGATCACAGCATAGAGAGAGAAAGCCTACCCAAAAAAATAAATTGAGCATATTGAAATTGAGCTTTAAGAAGCCCAATTTGACTTTGCATGTTCCTTGTTTTCAAGACCCTCCATCGTCAAATTGCTTTTAAATCTCCTGTagctttggaactctttgctaTCTGTGCCCATCTAACAGGAGGTCTGCTAGGCTTCCATGATTTTAATTGTCCCAGTTGTGATGGCCATGCTTTTGGTATCTACCTGCCCTTCTCCCACTCTAAATCCCTCTCTGCTTAATTTCCCCCTTAAGATGCTCCTTACAAGCTGATGTTGGAAGTTTTGTTCAAAAGTCTGAGTATTTCCCTGTGTTGCTGTTTCAGGTACTGTTTTCTAAAACTCCTAGTAAGTGATTTCAGTGGTTTTGTTATGataaaggtgttatataaattacaaattgTTCTCTTTCAGTAGGTTCACTTAAAAGGTGatgactgaaacattaactgaaaaCAGCCTTTTCATACTTTCTTTCATGCGTCATGCTGTTTGACTGGAAATTACTTTTGACTTTTTTTATAATGCTGCAAATCACCTTTTGTAGTGACTCAGCATTTACAGTTGTCTTAAACATCAAACTCATCACAATTCTAATCACTGGTCTTAATTATATAACCATAAAAACTTCGAGCACCAAACGAGGACAGTCGACTTCTcatcactgagccattgtgtttCTAGTGCCCCATCCTTCCTTTGGCTGTAACCCTGTTTGCTCCTAGCTGTCAAGACCCTTTCTAAAATTATTTATGCAATTTGAATCTGCTGCTATTTCAGTCAGAGATTTACAACTGGGTATTTAAAAAACATTCCTCTTCCCTTTGGATCTTTTACCAATGGCTCTGAAAATATTGTCTAGTTGTTGACccagaggatatttcccctctcCTTATTCTATCAAAACTTTTCTTATCTTGGAATCTTTTATAATGACACCTCTTAACCTACAGTTCCAAGGCAAATAGTCCTAACTTTTCTAACTTCATTATAACTAAAGATCCTCTTCTCTGGTAACTTTCTGATAAGTTTTTCTCTACTCCTGTAGATTCATAGCTATGGaaagaagcccttcagcccatcagctgtgttctggtcacccagcacgtatctattctaatcccaatttccagctCATTGTCCATTGCCTTGCATGCTACGGAAGTTCAAGTGCACATCTTTCCCACCTTTTGCCAACCTtttgggcagtgagttccagatgcaaccctctgtgtgaatatTCTTTTCCACAAGTCCCCTCAGCTTTCTGTTCCTTACCTTTAAGACTGTGCTTCCTGGTTATTGATCTCTCAGTACTAAGATTTTTACCCTATCTGAGCCCTTCATCACTTTGCAGATCTGGTTGAGATGCACAATCAGCCCCGTCTgatgaaaacaatcccagcctacttagataacaaaatgtgaagctggatgaacactgcaggccaagcagcatctcaggagcacaaaagctgacattttgggcctcacccttcatcagagagggggatggggtgagggaactggaataaatagggagagagggggaggcggactgaagatggagagaaaagaagatgggtggagaggagattataggtggtgaggtagggaggggataggtcagtctagggaagacggacaggtcaaggacgcagGCTGAGgcactaggtaggaaatggaggtgcagtttaggtgggaggaagagcaagttagggaggcagagacaggctgggctggttttgggatgcagtgggggggaggggatgagctgggctggttttgtaatgcagtggggggaagggtagaactgggctggttttgggatgcagtgggggaaagggagattttgaagcttgtgaagtccacattgataccattgggctgcagggtccccaagcggaatatgagttgctgttcctgcaaccttcaggtggcatcattgtggcactgcaggaggcccatgatggacatgttgtctgaggaatgggagggggagttaaaatggttcgcgactgggaggtgcagttgtttattgcgaaccgagcagaggtgttctgcaaagcagtccccaagcctccgcttggtttcctcaatgtagaggtcgccacactgggtacaatggatacagtataccacattggcagatgtgcaagtgaacatctgcttaatatggaaagtcgtctttgggcctgggatggggtgagggaggtggtgtgggggcaagtgtagcacttcctgtggttgcaggggaaggtgctgggtgtagtggggttggaggggagtgtggagtggacaagggagttacggagagagtggtctctccggaaggcagacaagggtggggatggaaaaatggcttaggtggtggggtcagattgtagatggcggaagtgtcggaggatgatgcgttgtatccggaggttggtgggggggtgtgagaacgagggggatcctctttgggcagttgtggcgtgggcagggtgtgagggttgtgttgtgggagacgtggtcaagggcgttctcgaccactgtgggggaaaagttgcggtccttgaagaaagtggacatctgggatgtgcaggagtggaatgcttcatcctcagcagatgcggcagaggaattgggaatagggaataacatttttgcaggagggcgggtgggagaaggtgtattctaggtagctgtgggagttgttgggcttgaaatggacatcagtttctaggtggttacctgagatggagaccgagaggtccaggaagatgagggatgtgttggagagggcccaggtgaacttgagcttggggtgaaaggtgttggaagTGGATGggctgtttgagctcctctggggagcaagaggctcaCCAGCCTACCTCGTCTGTCTCCATATTGAATTGCTCCAGCCTaggccacatcctggtgaatcactTGCAGCCCCTCTAACACAATCAATCTTTCACATAATGTGGCAatctgaactgcacacagtactctagctgtagcctaaccaatTTTATATTAGGTCCATCCTAATCTCCCTCCACAGGTATTTAGTGTCTTAACTCAAAGATAAGTATCTTCTCACCaacttatctacctgtcctgatGCCTTCCAGGATCTATAGTCATGCATATCAAGTTTCTCTGACCATTTTACACTTCGTAGGGCCCTACTATTCAATAGGTATTCCTCTACCTGGTTGATTTTTCCAAAATTCTTCATCCCTTACTCTTAAGGAATAATTTCCATTTGatgagcctttttttaaaattgtcctGTAGTATATCTCCTCAGTatttaccacaccaccaatttttgttaCCTTACTGATCATGTTTCTTGTGGTTGTGTCTAGTTTATTAATGTACACAATGAACTGCAGTTCACAGTCTTGGGCCAATGTTTGATCaacaatgacaatctccaataagagatggTCTGACCATTTCCCTAATGATATTTAATAGCAATATCATTGctgaattctccaacatctacatCCTGAAGAGTACCACTGATGAAACTGAGCTGGACCCAACAAGTAAATCCTACGGTTGCAAGAGCAAATCGTATCTCTGGTACCTGTCTGCCGACTGCAAGGCACGAAGCAAGTAGCTGATGGAATATCCTACTTGTCTGGATGAGCACAACTTCAATACTCtctgacaccatccaagacacagcagcttgcttgattggcatcccatctgccaccttcaatgTTTGTTCCAGCTACCTCCAATGCACCGTGGCAAcagtgtaccatccacaagacacactgcaacacCTTACCAAGgcaccttagacagcacctttcaaacgtGCAATAACTTCCACtgagaaggacaaaagcagcagatgtgtgggaaaaccaccacctgtaagttcctgTCCGACTTACAACTGTATTGCTATTTCTTCATGGTCACTGGGTAAAAAACCgacacatggattgcagcagttcaagaaggcagcttcccgCCAAAGGCAATGAAAGATGGGCAATACAAGTTGGCTTTGCAAATGGTGTGAGCCCACATTCTCTGAAAAAATACAAGATACTAAACCTGCCACTTGCTATGTCATAAGATTCCTTTCTACCTACttcaatttttgtttccattgtCACACAGACAGCCCAGGGGTTGGATGCTGTGCTTTTCTCTTTGAATGTGTGCatctattttgttcttttttccccTGTTTTCCCACTACTACTTTAttctcaatttttttctgaaataccTGTTTTAGTTCATTTCTTGCGTCTCTAAAATTAGCTCTTCCTCCCCAGTTGAACATTTCCCACTTTGTATTTTTTTCCACCATTACTTCAAATTATAATGTCACTGTCAGTTAGACAATACTGAGCAAGATCAGGAATGGTAGAAAGTACAGGGAAGGATAGCAGAGTCTTTGAACAACGCACAAGTTACACACTGTGTCACCACACCAGAACACAAGGAGGCGCATGGGGGCTAAGTCTATGCAAAGATTTAATGACCCAATTAAGTTAGCTAGATCAATTAcaatgcttttaaaataaaataagacATTTTGACAAAATACATTAAATTGCTTTATATATAAATTTATCATGTCCATGTTTAATTAATGAGTAGAGGATAAGGTATAAATTGAATAGAAGGATGGAAACATTAAAGTTTACTTAACCTAAAATTAACATCTGAGGCATGCGAAAGTTAAGTAAACATTAAAGTTTTTATCTACCCATAAAACAGTCATTTCAAAACAAGGATGGTACCTGTTTGTCTATTTAAGTATGaagtttatttttcttaattAGATACACAATCTAATAGAGGTATGACAATGCATCTAAAACACATGGGACATGTGTCATTTTTCATGTTGGGAATGCAGGATATTTTCTATGCCTTGGACAGCCATGTGTTTGGGCATTGCAGGAGCTTGAGCTCTGTTTTAGAATTTGAATAGcaggctgtgataatgggaactgcagatgctggagaatccaagataacaaagtgtggagctgggtgaacacagcaggccaagcagcatctcaggagcacaaaagctgacgttttgagcctcgacccttcatcagagagggggatggggagaaggaaccagcccagcttgtcccctccccccactgcatcccaaaaccagtctccacttccctaacctgttcttcctctcacccatcccttcctccacttcaagctgcacctccatttccttcctacctaccacctcatcctgcctccttgacctgtccatcttccctggactgacctatcccctccctacatcctcacctatactctcctctctacctatcttgttttctctccatctttggtccacctccccctctctccctatttattccagttccctctcctcctctctctctgttcccccccccccgatgAAGGGtagaggcctgaaacgtcagcttttgtgctcctgagatgctggttggtcagctgtgttcatccagctccacacttgttatctaaATCCCTACTACCTGGTTTCTGTCgatcaatgtgaggtgatacTTAACAGTAGGGGGTCccagggagtgtctccaatcagaGATTCTGCCAGGTGCAGGTTCATCGTTCCCTGAAGGTGAAGTCAAGGTGGTGAAGggggtgtttggcatgcttgtctttattggtcagtgcattgaatataggagtcaggagtcatattgcagctgtaaaggacattgattCGGCCACTTTTTGAATATTATGTTCTGTTCCAATGGCATTGTCTAAAGTTCAGCTAGAAAATCTGCTATAGTTACTAGAATTTACTTTAGCAACTTTTATTGCTGAATGTATAAACACGTGTGGATGTCAGATCTGGATGAAACTGGACTGTATATTTGACCAGTCTGTGAGAACTACAAGTTACTAGAGTCAGCAGTGTCTGAGAGTGATGGTGGGAGTGtaatagggggggggggggggagggagggagaaggggggaggggaaaaaacAAAAAGGTCCTCTAGATCtgaaattatttttcaatttattaaagggattaacaaaaaaaaacacctcacGCCACTTCTTGAACAGAATTTCGATTAAACAGCTGCACGGATCTCACCGacttgcaaatgtttcattacaCAGAAATCAAAGCTATCAGCCCTGTCAAGGACATGCCGTGTAAGCTGTACAGCTATTTCTAACAGCCTGGCAGCAGGTTTTCGGTTGGGAGATTGGTTTCGGTGTACACCAGTGGCAGGGCCTGTAATGTTGACGCGCAGGAGCACTAGCTCAGAGCTGGGCACTGGAGGCTCTGAGCAAGTCGCCACTAGGGGGGGGTGGAAGCCATAGCCTCTTGCAACGCTGCTTATCTCCGGCCCCACCCCCACGATAAACTGCATGTTGATTCTCAGGATCATCATTGTTTGGGGAATGATCCAAATAGTGAAAATTTCCATGAGCTTTGATCAGAGAGATGATTTTTTCTCCTCTGTCAAAGAGCCTCCTCTTTAGGTTATGGCCCTATCATTTTTGTCACTCTTGAAGCGATCCTTGTACGTCCTTTATTGATTATTGAATGAGAAATGAATGGGCAAGACAGCACCAAGTCTCTCTGACGACCAAAAGTCGCTTCCCAGTCTCAGATCGCTATAAAGGGGCGGCAGGGCAGGGTGCTGGGTGTGGGTGCTCCGCTCAGGACACAGTGACACTGGTGTAGGTGCACCTGGAGACGGAGCCAGTGGTGGTGTGCCTGTCTTCCTCAGTCTCTCTGTTTGCAGGCGGCGCGTTGGCCCGAAAGCAGCAAGTGGCGAGGGCGGCCATGCGGAAGCGTTTGTTCATGAAGCAGTAAATGATGGGGTTGACACAGGCCGATGTGTAGGACAGCAAGTGGATGAATGAAATCGGGGTCCCGGACAGCAGCCTGTCCGCCGAGATTTTATCAAACGCTCGCCAAGCATTGACACAGAAAATAGGCGTCCAACAGATAAAAAACATGATCACGATCACAATCAGCATCCGAATGACTCGTTTCTTCGCCAATAAATTAGCAGATGAGCTGTTGCTCCTTGGCCTGACGGGTTTTGCACAGTCGCTGCTTGACAATCTCTGCATCTCAATGGTCCTTTTCCGTTTGATGCTCTGTATGTAGCATCCATCCCCATCTTCATACTTTCTGTCACTGAGCCTTCTCACTGAAAACAAAGCAGCCAAACAGAAGCAATGAGAATAAATAGGATGCGGCCTGCAGGATACCACCGCTCGccaacacacccccccccccccccccccccgccacaaccacctcACAACTCTCTCAAACAGGTGTAACCTGTAATCCCCAACTCCTACTCCTTCCCTGTTCTGTGGCCCTCACCACTTTGGCAGGGGAGAAAAAAATCTTCCAAACAGGTTGTACCTGATCTGATCAGAAAAAGATGTCGAAAAAAAGGGGTCAGATGTTCCTCAAAGGTATATGCCAGGACTGACAGTGGGCAGTGCTGCCAGGAGCAGGGCTCACCTCTAGGCTCTCAGTTTTGTTGGTGTGATTAGTATTACCCAATGATGTCTTTGTCATTCTGATCAGCTTACTGAGTTTCTTTACTGGGCTGTTTTATTTGAGATTGAGATACATCTTGCATCAATGTCAAGGAtcaattgcttcagtatctggaaACCTCTGCTTTTTAATATTAGAAATGAAGAAGATCACCAGTCAATATTTAGTCATGGACTATTAAAGACCGTCTTAACTTTTTTTAACCATGTTCTTTTTAATGTTCATTTATTCCTTTTCATGTCATGAAGCCAGTGGAAGGCCTTCATTTTCAAATTGCTTCAATATGGCTGGGTCAAATCCTGTAACTCCCCCTGCCCCCACTatcacctcccccttcccccagtAGCACTGTACAAGAGACTGCAGCAGGTCAAAGACACAGTTTACCAccagggcaattcaggatggatGACAAATACTGGCTCAACTACCTATATCAACATCCTGAATAATGAAGTAAAAACCAAACTGTATACAAGCAAACAGAAACAAGATCACACATGATGATAAGACCATAATACGTATGAACTGAAACAGACCAtacagcccatcaagactgctgtgccattcatggctgatctgataaacttcaactccactttcctgtctttttgcCATAATCCTAGATTCCCTTCCtgtttcaaaaatctgtctatcttggccttgaatatacttaaggaTCCAGCCTAGACAGCCCTTGGTAGTAAATAAttcccacagattcactaccctctgagagaagaaattccttctgatCTCTTTCCTAACTGGGAAACTGCTTGCTTTGAAATGATGCGCTCTGGTCATGGAtgtcccataaggggaaacaacatttccaCTTCTACCCTGACAAGTCCCCTAGgagtcttgtatgtttcaagCAGTTCTCCTCTCATTCATCTACACTGCAATGAGTAAatgcccaacctttcctcataagaaaatccctatAGATAGTGACTGAACCTAGTGAACCCtgtctggactgtctccaatgccggtatatctttccttagacaagGAACCAAAACTATTCATAATATTCCATCTGTGGTCTGGCTGGTTCCTGGTATAGTTTTGGAAAGGCCACCGTATCAATTCCAGTTTCCTCGAACAAAGTGACCCAAGATTTCCCAAATCTACTAAAAGAAGCACCAGATATCCCAACATGGAAACATCTGTGGATGGTGATCCTGATACAATCACCTCCCAGTGCTCCTATTGAGTTTTCCAGGACCCTTTGATACCATAGAAATGGCcgacacagatctttctgtgagTGCACCTGTGGAACCCATTTCCCATGGGACCTATGGGGGGGTGGCTCCTCAGCTCCATAATTGCAGctgatgtcagtctccatctaaaggaggaggtggtggtgggtagCTGTTGAAAACATAAGTCACTTCCTGGCCCAGAATccacattgaaataaatgaattTCACTGGGTCTAGCCTGATCCTGAGCGCACAGAGTCCCATTTCCAGATTCAGCCTCAGAAGAGGCAGCATACTAATGGAGGAATCCCAAAGGAATTTCAGGGGCCTCTTCTGAATGGCTGTCCTTCATTGTAACAGTTATAGACTCCATACAGAGTAGAaagaagcctttcagcccattgagtctgcactgaccctctgaagagcataacACCCAGACCCAAGCACTgttccatctctgtaaccctgtacttctcatggctaattcacctaggtTGTCTCATCCCTGCAcgctatgaacaatttagcatgcatatacacacagatccctctgttctgcaCTCCCTTTTAGAATTGTATGTTGCATAATTTCCCATCTAGGGAGACCAAAACCAGTTTCTTTATCTCAAACCTATCACAATTAAGAATTCCCCCTCCCAATCTACCCCGTAACAATCAAAGTGAACAGAGGCATTCCCCGTGATGCTTCAGTTTCAGTACGCTGGCCAGCAATCCCTGGACCTGCAAGTTCCTGTGAGAAACCACATAATCACTTTGTAATACTGCAGGGCCAGCACCTCCTGAGTTATGCCACATGTTCGCTGTCACAGAGGACACATCAACATCACGGTCCTGGTGGTTCGGGAGCCAGTCAACATTTGGCTCCATTTCCCCTCAGACAGTCTACTCGGACAGCCCCTGGTGCCATAAGACAAGGCTTATCCCTGACCCTGGATACTGCTCAGGTCAGGTCACAGATCCCTTCCCCTCACGGCCTGTACTCAGGTTTTTCATGTGACCCATTCCGAACCATCTCATATTCTATCTTAATATCTTTCAACTGTCCCTCAGCCTCCCTGccagtttccagcattttccctgtACTGTGCCTGACACTACCTTTTACTCTCAAAGTCCTGACATTGCAGTTTATACTCCAAGAAGTCTCTTCCCGAACTTACCTCGCCTGTCTCTCATTACTCAAATACTCTGCCAAACTGATTCGCTAAGGCCCCTCTGCCACTTGCCCTACTTTCTGATCCCCATTTCCCTTTTTCTGACTGTCTTTCTGAGAACCTGGATTTGTTTCTGCGAGTAGTCACCAATCTGTCTTGTCCTTTGATTTTTGAAGTTGGTCAGGACCGACTCTACGCTGCTACTCTGCCTTAAATTCTGAGCTAGCCAGCTGCGCCCAAATACAACTGCAGACCAGCCTTAGATTACAGACTCTCACATTCTTAGTTGTCATATTAATTACCTGTTGAATTGCATTGAAAAAAGTTTCTGAACAAACTAGGAGTGAACTACACTAGTTCATGTCTTAGTTATGTTTCTTTACATTGTTAACATGAGAACACACTGACACCAGAAAGGGTATCTTTTTCCACAAATGTTTGTGATCCCTGATTTTCAGCTTTTTGCAGCAATGAAATAATATAAAACATAATTTCTTGTACAGTACGGAGAATAGGCAACCAATtacaaaatgaaatgaaagaaagcaCAATTAATACTATAACAGAACAGTTCACTGACAGTGGTATAAATTCTATTTTTTGAATAAATCATATATTAGGGACTGTCTAACCAACACCAAATGCTTACTCCGAAAGCTTGGTAGAACAgttgaatgacaaaaaaaaacactgattatTGCATTGCCTTCCAGGTTCCAAATGTTCAATTACCTTGGTTCCTCTTTCTCCGATTCATTTCGAACCAAATCCCACTGTATAATTCGCGAGAAATCAGTCCGTAAGCTACCATCATCACTATTCCAGGGACCAGAAACAGAATCAGCAACAGgaaaatatacctaaagttgaaACAACAATGAGACAAAGTGGAATCTGGTGCACAGCTTTGAAGTGGTGCATTTCGAAACTGAGATGTCATGAAGTGGTGATTACCAGGACTGTTGTGTCATGTCATTTGGCCAGAGGAGACGGCACATGTTGCCTGTGCTGTTGTTGACCCTGGTGAATGGTACCAGAGTGTTGTAAATGGGATACGGCAACATGATAATAATGGAGAGCAGCCAAGTGGCAGCGATCACTTTGAAGGCATGAGACTTCGTTTGCCAGACCCTGGACTTCAGCGGTTTACAGATAGCACTGTATCTCTCCAAAGAAATGGCTACCAAACTGAAGGTGGAAACACTAACAGAGATACCTAAAAACAACCACAACACGTTAAAAGTGAGAACAAAAAGGATTTAGTTTCCGGTACATGATCTACACTCGAGAGCCATCTGTACTATTTTGACCTTCCGCCTCCAAATTCATGTTGCAATATTACCAAACTGAGAGTACACGTTTAAAGTTGAACACGCAGCAATTCACAAACAGATGTGATTTTCACTTTAACAATTAACTTCAATCGCAAAAGAAACTCAGAAAACACTTTTTTCAATTCATTAgttggatgtgggtgtcgctggttggccagcatttattgtccatccctagttgcacttgagaaggtgatggtgagttgccttcttgaatcactgcagtcctcctCATGTGGTTTGactcataatgctgttagggagggagtttcaggattttggctcagctacagtgaaggaacggcaatacatTTCAAGTCAAAGATagtaagtgacttggagggaaacttggagatgatggttttcccatatatctactgcccttgtccttctagttggaagtggtcatgggtttggaagatgctgtcagaggatctttggtaaatttctgcagtgcatcttgtagatggtgcacactgatgttactgagtgttggtggtggagggagtctgGTTATTGAGTTCATTTATAACTGGTTATCATTTTGCTAATCTTTGGGACTGCAACTTCAGTGGTAATGACTATTTATTACAGTATAGAGTGATGCATATGGATAAATGGAAAATCCTTAGAAGCGATGTTGCCTTTAGACATGGAGAGGGAGAAAAGCAGCCTTGGTGTTCTATTCACCACATTTGACAATTTGGCTTCGTTCCACGCCATCTGCCTCCCATTGGAGAATTtgtcattttttgaagaagtttggTTTCAGCCATTTGCCTCTGCTAACCCCATGTAGTAGAGTCATAGTGATGTAcaacatgcaaacagacccttcgatccaactcatccagggcgaccagatattctacattaatctattcccatttgccagcattccaGGATTTAAGTATTCTGGAAAAAATATCTAAGTGTTGTCGTAAGGTGAATATTCCATTTAAATTGTAAAGATTGGTAGCAACTGAAATGGTTTTCTGAATGTTCCAAGACTGTTATTTACCAACCTCAGGCATCCCCCAAAGATCAATGCTGAGCACTGACCTTTCTTACATCTGCAGCTGTTTCTTAGGCAGACCATCTAAAAACACTTCTCTTTGTGCATGTATGTGGAGCAGATCCACTCCTATCTCACCACTGATTCTCCAGACTTCTCCACTGTTTCTTTGCTATTCACTTGCTTTTCCAACATTCAGAACTGAGTGAGCAGAAACTTCCACTAAACAGCCAGAAAGCCAAAACCATTGTCTTCCATTCTCACCACAAACATTTTCCTAGCCAACAACTCCATCCATCTTCTTGAGAACTGTCTGAAATTGAAATAAGGTATTTACAATATTGATGTTACATTTTACTCTGACATAAGTTTCCAAATATGTATCAATATCATCACTAAGATCAGTTACTTCCAATGGAGTGACAGTTTCTTCTGAGTCTTTTTCACCCTCTATTCAAtcactgctgaaaccctcatgCATTCCTAAGTTACACATGGACTTGACTATTCCAACCAATTCTAACGTTCTATGGTCTTTAATCTTCAATTCACTCAAATTATAGCTGCCCACACACCAACTCACACTAAATCCTGTTTATTTATCACCCATGTGCTTACAGAAACCACACAAACTCCCCATTAAAAAAGCATCTTAACTCTTTAaaaagttcagagataatgggaactgcagatgctggagaattccaagatgataaaatgtgaggctggatgaacacagcaggccaagcagcatctcaggagcacaaaagctgacgtttcgggcctagacccttcatcagagagagggtcta
This genomic window contains:
- the cckar gene encoding cholecystokinin receptor type A, with the protein product METVPDLLVNLTAIANPLGAANTKSKTESCRNESCEQFFRPPRDLDQTVRIFLYCLFFIMSVLGNVLIITVLLRNKRLRTVTNSFLLSLATSDLMLCLFCMPFTLIPNLLKDFIFGSAVCKAVSYFMGISVSVSTFSLVAISLERYSAICKPLKSRVWQTKSHAFKVIAATWLLSIIIMLPYPIYNTLVPFTRVNNSTGNMCRLLWPNDMTQQSWYIFLLLILFLVPGIVMMVAYGLISRELYSGIWFEMNRRKRNQVRRLSDRKYEDGDGCYIQSIKRKRTIEMQRLSSSDCAKPVRPRSNSSSANLLAKKRVIRMLIVIVIMFFICWTPIFCVNAWRAFDKISADRLLSGTPISFIHLLSYTSACVNPIIYCFMNKRFRMAALATCCFRANAPPANRETEEDRHTTTGSVSRCTYTSVTVS